In the genome of Acidobacteriota bacterium, the window TGGACATCGGTAAGCGCGGATTGACGCGCAAACAGCACAAGTGGGTCGCAAACTACCTTGCACGAATGAAGGAGCAGGACGTCATCGAGCCGGAAGAAGAGCGCCGCCAAGCTTGCTTTCACGTGATGGTGTCACAGCGATATCCGTATCCGGTGGCGATTCAGACAAAGGCCTCCGACCCCACAGAGGCTGCACCAGCAGCCCCCGTTCTTCCGCTGGCTCCGCAATAGGAGGCTGGCACTCTTATTCATGTAGAATTCCCAAAAGGCCGCCTTCAGCGGCCTTTAACCTTCTATCAAGGACAGATTTCCGACGATGCTGCCACGGATCGTGCTGTGTGCGGTGGTAAGCTTCCTGACCGTTTCTCCACTTATGGCCCAATTTAAGCCGGCAAAGAAGCCGGTCGAATCGCAAAGCGCAAAACAGCTTCACAACTCTGTGCTGATCATAGACACTCACGCCGACACCACACAGCGCCTGCTCGACGATAACTTCGACATGGCGAATCCGCCAGCAGGCGATCAGGGCAATTTCGATTTCGCGAAGGCGAAGACGGGGAACCTGGGAGCTGAATTCTTTTCGATTTGGGTGGAACCCAAGGAGTTCAAGGGACAATACGCGCACCGCACTCTTGCTCTTATCGATTCTGTGTATCAGCAGGCAACGAAGCATCCCGACAAAATGATGATGGCGTTCTCGACAATTGATATTGAACGCGCTCACCGCGAGCACAAGCTCGCGGCGCTGATGGGGATCGAGGGCGGACATTCTATAGAGAATGATCTGGGCCTGCTCCGCGACTATTACCGCCTGGGTGTTCGCTACATGACGCTCACCTGGTCGAATACAAATGAGTGGGCGGACTCTTCCGGTGACATCAACGACACCTCGGTGCAACACCACAATGGCCTCACTGAATTCGGGAAGGACGTGGTGTACGAGATGAACCGGCTGGGCATGATGGTCGACATCTCCCACGTCTCGGACAAGACTTTCTATGACGCACTCTTAGCAAGCCGTGCTCCCCTAATTGCCTCGCATTCCTCGGCGCGCGCGCTCACCAATCACCCACGCAACATGACAGATGACATGCTGCGGGAGCTTGGTCGACGTGGCGGAGTGGTAATGGTGAACTATTACTCTGCATTCGTGGACGAAAATTGGCGGCAAGCTTACGAGGCGCAATCCAAAGAACGTACCGCAGCGATCGATGCGGTTGCTCAGCAGTACAAAGACGCTGACCCGGTGACTCGCTACCGTGAGACTGATAAGGTGGCGAAGCAATGGGCGGCGAAGATCCCGCGTCCTCCGTTTGAGGCGATCATTGACCACATCGATCATGTAGCCAAGATTGCTGGAGTAGATCACACGGGATTGGGCTCCGATTTCGATGGCACTCCGTCAATGCCACAAGGACTCGACTCTGCCGCCGATCTTCCAAAGATAACCGAAGGTTTGCTCAAACGAGGATACACAGCGGAGCAGATTCGTAAGATTCTCGGAGGGAATCTGATGCGCGTCTTCACCGAAGTAGAAGCGATTAGCCGGAAATTGAAAGCAGAAGAAAGACCTTCGCTGGCACGGCAGATGAGTGCCTCGAAGTAAAATTTACCTTAAAGCATTACTCGAGAGTCATAATGAGAACTTTCCTCAGCGTTCTTGTCTGCGTAACATCGTCATTTTTCGCGGCCCAAACGAGCACCACGACGCCCAAAGCAAGCACTACTCCACGAAGCGCGTTGGGTACACAGTCGAGGGCCACTCAAGCAGCACCCGTCGAGAATCCGAAAGCCATATTTCACACTTCGGTCGGCGATCTTACCTGCGAACTATTCCTCAAAGAGGCACCCAAGACAGTTGGCAACTTTATTGGTTTGGCAACAGGTTCGAAGGAATGGAAAAATCCTGAAATCCACAAAAGGGAGCAAGGTGTCCCACTTTACAACGGAACCATTTTTCACCGGGTAATTCCAAACTTCATGATTCAGGGCGGCGATCCGCTCGGAAATGGTCAGGGCGGACCCGGCTATAGCTTCGAAGACGAATTTTCGCCGGATCTGAAGTTCGATGTCCCAGGCAGATTGGCGATGGCGAACTCAGGACCAGCCACGAACGGCTCGCAGTTCTTCATCACCGAAGTACCAACGCCGCACCTCGATGGAAAGCACACGATCTTTGGTCAGTGCACTCCAGACAGCGTGGAGCTGGTAAAGCAGATCGCGCGCAAAGCTGCCGATCCTCGCGATAATCGTCCATATGATCCAGTGAAGATCAACACAATCGACATCGTGGGAGTGCCGAAATCGGCGGCAACGATAAAGAAGCCGGCCACGGCGAAGAAAAATAGGGCTGCAAGCAAACCTGCTGCGCCAAAACAGCCAGCTCCCAAGCAGCGATAGCTAGCGAGATGAGTATATGACCATTGCCCAGCAATTGCTTCCCGAATTCGATAAGGAAATGGGCATAACACGCCGCACATTGGAGCGAGTGCCAAACGAGAAGTGGGAATGGCGTGCACATCCCAAATCGAGCACTATGGGATCGCTTGCTGGCCATCTCTCGAATATCCCCACATGGACGAATCATGCCATTGATCTCGACAGACTCGACATAGCACCAGAAGGAAAGCCGTTGCGCAATCCGCCAATCTCATCCCGCGAGAAGATATTGGAGAATTTCGATCGGAACGTCGCCGCTGCACGAGCTGCCATTGAGGGAGCTAGCGACCAGCATCTCGGCGGTGGATGGACTTTAATTTCAAATGGATGTCCAATTTTCACATTGCCCCGCGCTGCTGTTCTCCGGAGCTTTGTGATCAATCACATGATCCACCACCGCGCGCAGCTTGGAGTTTATTTGCGACTAAACGACATTCCAGTTCCGGCAACATACGGACCGTCAGCGGACGAAACCTAGAACGATGTTGACCGGCTATGTCATGGACAGCATCCATTCGGCTTTTCGCAACTTTTTGTAATCGTCGCCCTCTTTCTTGGAAACAGTTTCCGCTTCAGGCCTTGCGGAGTGCATAGATCCAGTTCAAGGTGTCCCGAATGCTTTTTTGGCTAAGCCAAGATTCGGGCAGACCGCTAATGAGGTATGCAGCTAAGTGCGACTTGTCGAGGTGCGGTCGTCCCTTTCGCCCACCACGATATTCAGAGGTAAGTTCCGCAGAGGCCGGCGCCAGTTCCAGATATGGAATTCTGCTGTGAGCTGATCGATGCCTTGCGTCAATTCTGCTGGAAGTTGCATGAATGCTGGTGAGCCCCTTGAACGGCAGTGCACTTCAATGTTTCAAACTAGTCGTTTTCACTCATAACGCAGGAAGGACACTATATGTCTCGCCAAGCTGGAACTTATGCCACCATCGATACGACTATGGGAAAGATCGTCTGCCGGCTATTTGAGAAAGACGCACCGAACACCGTCAGGAATTTCACCGATCTAGCTCAAGGAAAGCGCGACTGGAGCGACAACATCAGCGGTAAGAAAGGTCCGGGCCCGCTCTACAACGGAACTATCTTCCATCGCGTGATTCCCGATTTCATGATCCAGGGCGGCGACCCGAGCGGAACAGGCATGGGTGGACCCGGCTATAAGTTTGCAGATGAGACCAAGGGGTCTCCCCACAAGTTCGACATGCCTGGCAAACTCGCGATGGCGAATGCTGGTCCCAACACAAACGGCAGCCAGTTCTTTATCACGGTTGCAGCTACGCCATGGCTCACAGGCAATCACACGATCTTCGGTGAAGTAATAGAAGGTCAGGACATTGTGGACGCGATCACGAAGGTCAAGCGCAATTCGCAGGATCGCCCTGCACAGGATGTGAAATTGAATTCGATATCAATCGATAGAGTTAATTAGCCCATAAGCCAGCGACTACTACATAGGCCCATCGGCGCTGGGGCCCGTAAATCTGCGGCACGGTCGAGCCCACTGCACGCAGATACGTCGAGAGCTGCCCGCGATGACGAATAATGTCGAGCCAAAAAAACCCAAGCGTTGTCGTAGCCTGTTTCGTTCATGACAGCTTGCCCACCCAATGATGAAAGGTACGAGCGCATCGCATCGCGTGGTGTCAACCTTGTGAAGTTTCGCGCTGGCCTCCTGATGATTGCGGCCATATGCGGCGAAAACTTCTTTCATCGTCGGCGGCG includes:
- a CDS encoding membrane dipeptidase, translated to MAQFKPAKKPVESQSAKQLHNSVLIIDTHADTTQRLLDDNFDMANPPAGDQGNFDFAKAKTGNLGAEFFSIWVEPKEFKGQYAHRTLALIDSVYQQATKHPDKMMMAFSTIDIERAHREHKLAALMGIEGGHSIENDLGLLRDYYRLGVRYMTLTWSNTNEWADSSGDINDTSVQHHNGLTEFGKDVVYEMNRLGMMVDISHVSDKTFYDALLASRAPLIASHSSARALTNHPRNMTDDMLRELGRRGGVVMVNYYSAFVDENWRQAYEAQSKERTAAIDAVAQQYKDADPVTRYRETDKVAKQWAAKIPRPPFEAIIDHIDHVAKIAGVDHTGLGSDFDGTPSMPQGLDSAADLPKITEGLLKRGYTAEQIRKILGGNLMRVFTEVEAISRKLKAEERPSLARQMSASK
- a CDS encoding peptidylprolyl isomerase encodes the protein MRTFLSVLVCVTSSFFAAQTSTTTPKASTTPRSALGTQSRATQAAPVENPKAIFHTSVGDLTCELFLKEAPKTVGNFIGLATGSKEWKNPEIHKREQGVPLYNGTIFHRVIPNFMIQGGDPLGNGQGGPGYSFEDEFSPDLKFDVPGRLAMANSGPATNGSQFFITEVPTPHLDGKHTIFGQCTPDSVELVKQIARKAADPRDNRPYDPVKINTIDIVGVPKSAATIKKPATAKKNRAASKPAAPKQPAPKQR
- a CDS encoding damage-inducible protein DinB, with translation MTIAQQLLPEFDKEMGITRRTLERVPNEKWEWRAHPKSSTMGSLAGHLSNIPTWTNHAIDLDRLDIAPEGKPLRNPPISSREKILENFDRNVAAARAAIEGASDQHLGGGWTLISNGCPIFTLPRAAVLRSFVINHMIHHRAQLGVYLRLNDIPVPATYGPSADET
- a CDS encoding peptidylprolyl isomerase codes for the protein MSRQAGTYATIDTTMGKIVCRLFEKDAPNTVRNFTDLAQGKRDWSDNISGKKGPGPLYNGTIFHRVIPDFMIQGGDPSGTGMGGPGYKFADETKGSPHKFDMPGKLAMANAGPNTNGSQFFITVAATPWLTGNHTIFGEVIEGQDIVDAITKVKRNSQDRPAQDVKLNSISIDRVN